The Takifugu flavidus isolate HTHZ2018 chromosome 17, ASM371156v2, whole genome shotgun sequence genome contains a region encoding:
- the LOC130514196 gene encoding elongin-C, translating into MDGEERIYGGCEGPDAMYVKLISSDGHEFIVKREHALTSGTIKAMLSGPGQFAENETNEVNFREIPSHVLSKVCMYFTYKVRYTNSSTEIPEFPIAPEIALELLMAANFLDC; encoded by the exons atgg atggagaggagagaatctACGGTGGCTGTGAAGGACCAGATGCCATGTATGTGAAGTTGATCTCTTCAGATGGCCATGAATTTATTGTCAAAAGAGAACACGCTTTGACTTCTGGCACTATTAAAGCCATGCTGAGTGGGCCAG GTCAGTTTGCTGAGAATGAAACCAATGAAGTAAACTTCAGGGAGATTCCATCTCATGTTCTATCCAAGGTCTGCATGTACTTCACCTACAAGGTCCGTTACACCAACAGCTCTACAGAAATACCCGAATTCCCAATTGCTCCGGAGATTGCCCTGGAACTGCTCATGGCTGCAAACTTTTTGGATTGCTAA
- the LOC130514194 gene encoding ubiquitin-conjugating enzyme E2 W — protein sequence MASMQKRLQKELLALQTDPPPGMTLNEKSVQNTITQWIVDMEGAPGTLYEGEKFQLLFKFSSRYPFDSPQVIFTGENIPVHPHVYSNGHICLSILTEDWSPALSVQSVCLSIISMLSSCKEKRRPPDNSFYVRTCNKNPKKTKWWYHDDTC from the exons ATGGCGTCGATGCAG aaaagACTACAAAAGGAGTTATTAGCATTGCAAACTGACCCTCCCCCAGGAATGACTCTCAATGAGAAAAGTGTGCAGAATACCATAACACA ATGGATTGTAGACATGGAAGGAGCACCAGGCACACTATACGAAGGAGAGAAATTTCAGCTGCTTTTCAAATTTAGTAGTCGGTATCCCTTTGACTCACCTCAG GTAATATTCACAGGAGAGAATATACCTGTCCATCCTCACGTATATAGTAATGGTCACATCTGTCTGTCAATACTCACTGAAGATTGGTCGCCAGCCCTCTCAGTGCAATCAGTTTGTCTTAGCATTATCAGCATGTTATCCAGCTGCAAAGAAAAG AGACGACCGCCTGATAATTCCTTTTATGTAAGAACATGTAATAAAAATCCAAAGAAGACTAAATGGTGGTATCACG ATGATACATGCTAA